Proteins encoded within one genomic window of Mycolicibacterium monacense:
- a CDS encoding nitrile hydratase subunit beta, which produces MSTAADRAAQLNLVARLKSAYPELPDAPTPDLLDHGRITAYLKPVHDVGGEPDAPMKYENKQYEQWEEATYVICEVLAWRGIWLSEERRRIGNVDVGRAQYLGLPYYGRWLLAVARVLVEKHHIGLTELTERMAEVKARYADGLDGGKPEAQPKFEGDGSQVKRNEHHRHAVGKGDPQVYAGLAGQPKFAVGDAVRVRELPVLFYTRTPEYTRGATGVIAKVAYESPAAEDETWDRPDATPEWFYVVRFNQSELWHGYTGTATDTLQTELPERWLEAAS; this is translated from the coding sequence ATGAGTACGGCAGCCGACCGCGCAGCACAGTTGAACCTCGTCGCACGACTCAAGTCGGCGTATCCGGAACTGCCGGACGCGCCGACACCCGATCTGCTCGACCACGGCCGCATCACGGCCTACCTGAAACCGGTGCACGACGTCGGCGGCGAACCCGACGCACCGATGAAGTACGAGAACAAGCAGTACGAACAGTGGGAGGAAGCCACCTACGTCATCTGCGAAGTCCTCGCCTGGCGCGGCATCTGGCTCTCCGAGGAGCGGCGCCGGATCGGCAACGTCGACGTCGGCCGGGCGCAGTATCTCGGGCTGCCCTACTACGGTCGCTGGCTGCTCGCGGTCGCACGGGTCCTCGTCGAGAAACACCACATCGGGCTGACCGAGCTGACCGAGCGCATGGCCGAGGTCAAGGCGCGTTACGCCGACGGGCTCGACGGCGGCAAACCCGAGGCGCAACCGAAGTTCGAGGGTGACGGTTCGCAGGTCAAGCGCAACGAACACCACCGCCACGCGGTCGGCAAGGGCGATCCGCAGGTGTACGCCGGGCTGGCCGGTCAACCGAAGTTCGCCGTTGGCGACGCGGTTCGCGTCCGGGAGCTGCCCGTGCTGTTCTACACCCGCACCCCCGAGTACACCCGCGGTGCGACCGGCGTGATCGCGAAGGTGGCCTACGAGAGCCCGGCGGCGGAGGACGAGACCTGGGATCGCCCCGACGCGACACCCGAGTGGTTCTACGTCGTCCGGTTCAACCAGTCCGAGCTCTGGCACGGCTACACCGGCACGGCCACCGACACCCTGCAGACCGAACTGCCCGAACGCTGGCTCGAAGCGGCGAGCTGA